In a genomic window of Infirmifilum sp. NZ:
- a CDS encoding carbohydrate ABC transporter permease: MKIPLRQFVLLLSPVLPFAVLLYYCVSWNVWFALTNYSLLNPVPRFAGLQSFIEIFSDPRFLNSLQNTLLWALLLVALGNTVGLLLASAIFQFTSSRVRSALTTFFIYPLSLSLVVVGITWRWLFDAYKGFNVIFSQLGLPQVRWLEGQNAFWSMVLVSLWVYTGFIAMLYLGMFYNVDRSTIESAMVDGADMFTIMARIVIPASRQGLIISTVFLLLFGLQMFDLPYTVLYLNPFTMTVVMYSFERYVAMYFYQASAAALVLVMISAFIVIPYSLYGLKRWVMGR; this comes from the coding sequence TTGAAGATACCTCTCAGGCAGTTCGTGCTGCTACTCTCACCCGTTCTGCCGTTCGCGGTCCTGCTCTACTACTGCGTGTCCTGGAACGTGTGGTTCGCCCTCACCAACTACTCGCTACTGAACCCCGTGCCCAGGTTCGCGGGCCTCCAGAGCTTCATAGAGATATTCAGCGACCCGCGCTTCCTGAACTCCCTCCAGAACACGCTCCTGTGGGCGCTACTGCTAGTCGCCTTGGGGAACACGGTAGGCCTGCTTTTAGCCTCAGCGATCTTCCAGTTCACGAGCTCGAGGGTTAGGAGTGCTCTCACCACCTTCTTCATATACCCGCTATCGCTGTCGCTCGTCGTCGTGGGCATCACGTGGCGTTGGCTCTTCGACGCCTACAAGGGCTTCAACGTCATCTTCTCCCAGCTGGGGCTCCCGCAGGTGAGGTGGCTGGAGGGCCAGAACGCGTTCTGGAGCATGGTCCTCGTCTCCCTGTGGGTCTACACGGGCTTCATAGCAATGCTCTACCTAGGCATGTTCTACAACGTTGACCGGTCCACGATCGAGAGCGCTATGGTCGACGGCGCAGACATGTTTACGATAATGGCGAGGATCGTCATACCCGCCTCCCGGCAGGGGCTCATCATCTCGACGGTTTTCCTGCTACTCTTTGGCCTCCAGATGTTCGACCTGCCCTACACTGTCCTCTACCTAAACCCGTTCACGATGACCGTCGTAATGTACTCTTTCGAGAGGTACGTCGCCATGTACTTCTACCAGGCCTCGGCGGCCGCCCTAGTCCTCGTCATGATCTCCGCGTTCATCGTCATACCCTACTCCCTCTACGGGCTGAAGAGGTGGGTTATGGGGAGGTGA
- a CDS encoding ABC transporter substrate-binding protein — protein MGERKPEGKPRTTLYIAIAVIVIILVAIGAYLLTIPRAPPPTTAPPTTARKITFYTWWAGLERFAIDALISNFTAKTGIPVEKTAVPGGAGVNAKFAIIALIMAGKPPEAFQVHCGPEIISYFSAAPHGADDFVELTSAAQEIGLYNTPVGQVCLLNGKMYSAPVNLHRANLIFMNKDILDKYGLKPPTTLDELRAVCRTLSDKGVPCLVEGGADQFTVFHTWEQIFLALAGPQKFVMFMYGTLPPDDPTLKTATDIFLELAKTFPSDWMSLDWTACVDRVVTGKAFAHVDGDWAVGLIYNVYPNVKMCSIDSITPDCKVIVAPFPGTQGIYNMVIDAVGVPKGPSQDLGLQFAKYFASKEGQSIFNPLKGSIAAYPDIPTNIYPTDIQKWEVKEYSMSKAQVFSLTHGALFSDVFAKLLGDCVVLAQTGRTDLWYNTLSSALATERKEWESSGLFIGTREKPFAGYLPPWVKG, from the coding sequence GTGGGCGAAAGGAAGCCCGAGGGAAAGCCGAGAACAACGCTTTACATCGCCATCGCCGTTATCGTGATTATCCTTGTAGCTATTGGGGCTTACCTATTAACGATCCCCCGAGCCCCACCGCCCACGACAGCGCCCCCCACGACTGCGAGGAAAATCACCTTTTACACGTGGTGGGCTGGGCTAGAGCGCTTCGCGATAGACGCTTTGATCTCGAACTTTACGGCGAAAACCGGTATACCCGTTGAGAAGACAGCCGTCCCGGGAGGCGCTGGGGTAAACGCTAAGTTCGCGATAATCGCTCTGATAATGGCTGGAAAGCCGCCCGAGGCTTTCCAGGTCCACTGCGGCCCTGAGATTATAAGCTACTTCTCAGCGGCCCCTCACGGTGCAGACGACTTCGTCGAGCTGACGAGCGCGGCCCAGGAGATCGGGCTCTACAACACGCCGGTGGGGCAGGTTTGCCTGCTCAACGGCAAGATGTACTCTGCCCCGGTGAACCTGCACAGGGCTAACCTGATCTTCATGAACAAGGACATCTTAGACAAGTACGGCCTGAAGCCCCCGACAACGCTCGACGAGCTGAGAGCGGTGTGCAGGACGCTCTCCGACAAAGGCGTCCCGTGCCTCGTGGAGGGAGGCGCAGACCAGTTCACCGTCTTCCACACCTGGGAGCAGATATTCCTCGCACTCGCAGGACCCCAGAAGTTCGTGATGTTCATGTACGGGACCCTGCCACCCGACGACCCCACGCTCAAGACAGCGACGGACATATTCCTCGAGCTCGCGAAGACTTTCCCATCAGACTGGATGTCGCTTGACTGGACAGCTTGCGTGGACAGGGTTGTAACCGGGAAGGCTTTCGCCCACGTTGATGGAGACTGGGCCGTGGGCCTCATCTACAACGTGTACCCGAACGTCAAGATGTGTTCGATCGACAGCATAACCCCGGACTGCAAGGTTATTGTGGCGCCCTTCCCCGGAACGCAGGGTATATACAACATGGTTATCGACGCTGTCGGCGTCCCCAAAGGCCCCTCGCAGGATCTCGGCCTGCAGTTCGCCAAGTACTTCGCGAGCAAGGAGGGTCAGAGTATCTTCAACCCGCTGAAGGGCTCGATCGCCGCCTACCCGGACATACCGACGAACATCTACCCGACCGATATACAGAAGTGGGAGGTGAAGGAGTACAGTATGTCCAAAGCCCAGGTGTTCAGCCTCACGCACGGGGCCCTGTTCTCCGACGTGTTCGCGAAGCTTCTTGGAGACTGCGTGGTATTAGCGCAGACCGGTCGCACTGACCTCTGGTACAACACCCTCTCAAGCGCTCTTGCAACCGAGCGCAAGGAGTGGGAGTCCTCGGGGCTCTTCATAGGGACGAGGGAGAAGCCGTTCGCCGGCTACCTGCCTCCGTGGGTGAAGGGGTAA
- a CDS encoding hydrogenase maturation protease, translating to MENFRITLEELVEEIRKARRVVVVGVGNTLRGDDGVGVLVARRLAEKGFKGKVIVAGPNPELFIRDIASAKPDLTVFVDAVDAGLEPGSIVVSPLTGTGTAFPPLSTHAIPLPMLAALIGSKSYLIGIQVEKTDFCSRMSPRVREAGETLVEVLLAALRD from the coding sequence GTGGAGAACTTTCGCATCACGCTTGAGGAGCTTGTGGAGGAGATTAGGAAGGCCCGGAGGGTGGTCGTCGTAGGAGTAGGCAACACGCTGAGGGGAGACGACGGGGTCGGGGTCCTCGTGGCCCGGAGGCTGGCGGAGAAGGGCTTTAAGGGGAAAGTCATCGTGGCCGGCCCAAACCCCGAGCTCTTCATCAGAGACATCGCCTCAGCTAAGCCGGACCTCACCGTCTTCGTGGATGCCGTCGACGCGGGACTCGAGCCCGGGAGCATAGTCGTCTCACCCCTAACGGGAACTGGGACTGCCTTCCCGCCCCTGAGCACCCACGCCATCCCTCTACCCATGCTCGCCGCGCTTATAGGGTCGAAGTCCTACCTCATCGGGATCCAGGTCGAGAAAACAGATTTCTGCTCTAGGATGTCCCCCAGAGTCCGCGAAGCCGGAGAAACCCTCGTTGAGGTTCTACTGGCCGCGCTGCGGGACTAG
- a CDS encoding ABC transporter ATP-binding protein: MKLLYLEGVTKRYGNVTAVNNVTLEIEKGKLVSILGPSGCGKTTTLRIIAGLTTPDSGRVYLEDRDITFLPPEKREMGMVFQNYALWPHMTVYENVAFPLRARGLSKDEIERRVREYLELVRLYELRDRYPYQLSGGQQQRVALARALAVNPKVLLLDEPLSNLDAKLRDEMRVELREIQRKLGITAVYVTHDQVEALALSDYIALMKDGKVVQFGTPKEVFFNPADEFVASFLGRTNLVPAKVERVDPEGKLVLVRVGDALLKAPLRQSPTSGTVLLAVRASFAELLPAGSPVADNVLEATVRTVLFTGEKYEYSVELDTGNVIRVESTSEYPQGERVKIRIPFEKLVYIPVS, encoded by the coding sequence GTGAAGCTCCTATACCTTGAGGGCGTAACGAAGAGGTACGGTAACGTCACAGCGGTTAACAACGTCACTCTCGAGATCGAGAAAGGCAAGCTGGTAAGCATACTCGGCCCAAGCGGCTGCGGCAAGACGACAACCCTCAGGATCATCGCAGGCTTAACCACACCAGACTCCGGCCGAGTATACCTCGAGGACAGGGACATAACGTTCCTGCCGCCCGAAAAGCGCGAAATGGGTATGGTGTTCCAGAACTACGCCCTCTGGCCCCACATGACAGTCTACGAGAACGTGGCTTTCCCCCTGAGGGCCAGAGGCCTCAGCAAGGACGAGATCGAGAGGAGAGTTAGAGAGTACCTTGAGCTCGTGAGGCTCTACGAGCTCCGCGACAGGTACCCATACCAGCTGAGCGGCGGCCAGCAGCAGAGAGTAGCGCTAGCCAGGGCGCTCGCCGTCAACCCGAAAGTCCTCCTGCTGGACGAGCCCCTCAGCAACCTCGACGCCAAGCTGCGCGACGAGATGAGGGTTGAACTGAGGGAGATCCAGAGGAAGCTGGGGATAACGGCAGTCTACGTCACCCACGACCAGGTTGAGGCCCTAGCGCTCTCCGACTACATCGCCCTTATGAAGGACGGCAAGGTCGTCCAGTTCGGGACCCCTAAGGAGGTGTTCTTCAACCCGGCGGACGAGTTCGTGGCAAGCTTCCTCGGCAGGACCAACCTGGTTCCAGCCAAGGTAGAGCGCGTCGACCCTGAGGGTAAGCTGGTACTGGTGAGAGTCGGAGACGCGCTGCTTAAAGCACCGCTACGCCAAAGCCCCACATCCGGTACTGTGCTCTTAGCCGTCAGAGCCAGCTTCGCCGAGCTGCTGCCCGCAGGGTCACCGGTAGCGGATAACGTGCTGGAGGCAACCGTGAGAACGGTCCTTTTCACCGGTGAGAAGTACGAATACAGCGTGGAGCTCGATACCGGAAACGTTATCCGAGTGGAATCAACGAGTGAATATCCTCAGGGAGAAAGAGTGAAGATCAGGATCCCCTTCGAGAAGCTCGTCTACATTCCAGTCAGCTAG
- a CDS encoding ABC transporter permease: MLVIVIDVLRLLLYNAQAAWEIVSTPYYLRTPLVNSVVVCAASALLSTLIGVGLAWLLARRSFPGKNVALTLAIGPYVMPSFALAAGWIILWTRNGFFEKLTGLTSPVNPYGPLSLILILGIHNYPLVLLNVYNALLNLDPSLEEASRIHGVSPLKTAMSVTLPLVTPAVLSGFILSFAYSISEFGAPAALGMPVGYNVMTTAIYSFMYTAPVNYEAAELLSLTLTVFGTSLLVLNAIILRRRKYTVITGKAARYEAPSRRLYPLALLAVLLALIYLPLASLVFASFIKNIGKPITLDNIGFDNYIHVLSMRRTSASLQASLIASVTAAFAATALGFLVAYSYVRYPGALGKALDFLVFLPFSIPGLVIGVGLIIAGGKVYPSLYGTMLILILAYIVRFLPYASRTISSVILQIDESLEESARIHGVPFTRVLEKIVLPLTKGALFSGWVLVFNSSMKELSASAILSLQVETALVTAYMMFSEGFFGDGTALTSIVMFTTLLVTALASKMTKKSIVEMA, from the coding sequence GTGCTCGTCATCGTTATCGATGTCCTGCGCTTGCTGCTCTACAACGCTCAAGCGGCCTGGGAAATAGTGTCCACGCCCTACTACCTTCGAACCCCGCTCGTAAACTCGGTCGTCGTGTGCGCGGCCTCGGCTCTGCTCTCAACGCTGATAGGGGTGGGGCTCGCCTGGTTGCTCGCACGTAGAAGCTTCCCGGGTAAGAACGTCGCCCTAACCCTAGCTATAGGCCCCTACGTAATGCCCTCATTCGCGCTCGCGGCCGGCTGGATAATACTGTGGACCAGAAACGGCTTCTTCGAGAAACTCACAGGGCTAACAAGCCCGGTAAACCCTTACGGCCCCCTCAGCCTGATCTTGATACTCGGCATCCACAACTACCCCCTCGTGCTCCTCAACGTGTATAATGCATTGCTGAACCTCGACCCATCCCTTGAAGAGGCATCCAGGATACACGGTGTTTCACCCTTGAAGACCGCCATGAGTGTAACCCTCCCGCTCGTCACCCCAGCAGTTCTCTCGGGCTTCATCCTGTCCTTCGCGTACTCCATATCCGAGTTCGGCGCCCCCGCCGCGCTGGGGATGCCCGTGGGTTACAACGTCATGACCACGGCGATCTACTCCTTCATGTACACCGCGCCCGTCAACTACGAGGCCGCGGAGCTTCTCTCACTGACCCTGACAGTATTCGGTACCTCCCTTCTGGTGCTAAACGCGATAATCCTAAGGAGGAGGAAGTACACAGTCATAACCGGGAAAGCGGCCAGGTACGAGGCCCCCTCCAGGAGGCTGTACCCCCTGGCGCTCCTCGCCGTACTCCTCGCCCTCATCTACCTTCCACTGGCATCCCTCGTCTTCGCCTCATTCATCAAGAACATCGGCAAACCCATCACGCTGGACAACATCGGCTTCGACAACTACATCCACGTACTATCCATGCGCAGAACCAGCGCCAGCCTCCAGGCCTCGCTCATCGCGAGCGTCACCGCAGCCTTCGCGGCAACGGCCCTCGGCTTCCTCGTCGCCTACAGCTACGTGCGCTACCCCGGGGCCCTGGGCAAAGCCCTCGACTTCCTCGTGTTCCTCCCCTTCAGCATCCCGGGCCTCGTTATAGGCGTAGGGCTCATCATAGCTGGAGGGAAGGTCTACCCCAGCTTGTACGGGACGATGCTGATCCTGATACTAGCGTACATCGTGCGCTTCCTGCCCTACGCTTCCCGCACCATAAGCTCCGTCATACTCCAGATCGACGAGTCGCTGGAAGAGTCCGCGAGGATCCACGGTGTGCCCTTCACGCGAGTGCTCGAGAAAATAGTTCTCCCCCTCACGAAGGGAGCCCTCTTCAGCGGCTGGGTTCTAGTCTTCAACAGCTCAATGAAGGAGCTGAGCGCCAGCGCCATCCTATCGTTGCAGGTTGAAACAGCGCTCGTCACCGCATACATGATGTTCTCGGAGGGCTTCTTCGGAGACGGCACCGCTCTCACGTCGATAGTCATGTTCACCACCCTGCTAGTAACGGCTCTTGCATCGAAAATGACTAAAAAGAGCATAGTTGAAATGGCTTAG
- a CDS encoding extracellular solute-binding protein — protein sequence MASKNVYLIIIAAVAVVVVAGVAFLAFKPATPVQPSVAKVTLPTGEQIEIPPGLKGHVMLYTSIPQEITSGWQNDWNQFFSNYTQLEIYRAGTGTVVSKILAEEQAGGTKADVIYLAGIFDYLQLVDKGVIGNIPDVPELKSIPSQYIDPKGKYVIGRLLVMVIVYNPDLVKDPPKSWQDLLKPEWNGKIAIANPLVSGSMQYATLALVSQYGWDYFRKLKQNNPLLLQDVPDVARSVAQGERPVGVTLTMYLKTYTNLKYVIPQEGAIVIPSPLGIAKRSENSTDAVLLFRYLLTKQAATHLANAYTYGTRTDAPTPPGLPAISEIKSFPASIDSLKPYVPGLRGNWTSIFGG from the coding sequence ATGGCCAGCAAAAACGTTTATCTAATCATTATCGCCGCCGTCGCCGTCGTAGTTGTAGCCGGAGTAGCGTTCCTAGCCTTCAAGCCTGCAACCCCCGTGCAGCCGAGCGTGGCGAAAGTGACCCTTCCCACAGGTGAACAGATCGAGATTCCACCAGGCCTTAAAGGCCACGTCATGCTGTACACGTCAATACCTCAGGAGATAACCTCCGGGTGGCAGAACGACTGGAACCAGTTCTTCTCCAACTACACGCAGCTGGAGATCTACCGGGCCGGCACGGGGACCGTCGTGTCAAAGATACTGGCCGAGGAGCAGGCTGGCGGAACGAAGGCAGACGTGATATACCTTGCAGGCATCTTCGACTACCTACAGCTAGTCGACAAGGGGGTGATAGGAAACATACCCGATGTCCCCGAGCTCAAGAGCATCCCAAGCCAGTACATCGACCCCAAAGGTAAGTACGTCATAGGGCGCCTCCTCGTGATGGTGATCGTCTACAACCCGGACCTTGTGAAGGATCCCCCTAAGTCGTGGCAGGATCTCCTGAAGCCCGAGTGGAACGGGAAGATAGCCATAGCTAACCCGCTGGTGTCGGGCTCCATGCAGTACGCCACCCTGGCGCTCGTCTCCCAGTACGGCTGGGACTACTTCAGGAAACTAAAGCAGAACAACCCCCTGCTCCTGCAGGACGTCCCCGACGTCGCCAGGTCAGTGGCCCAGGGTGAGAGGCCGGTGGGGGTAACCCTGACAATGTACCTTAAGACTTACACAAACCTCAAGTACGTCATCCCGCAGGAGGGCGCGATCGTGATACCCAGCCCCCTTGGGATAGCGAAGAGGTCTGAGAACTCGACCGACGCGGTGCTGCTATTCCGCTACCTCCTAACGAAGCAAGCGGCCACGCACCTGGCTAACGCCTACACGTACGGAACGAGGACCGACGCGCCCACGCCCCCAGGGCTACCCGCGATCTCAGAGATCAAAAGCTTCCCAGCCAGCATCGACAGCCTCAAACCCTACGTGCCAGGGCTCAGAGGGAACTGGACGTCGATCTTCGGAGGATAG
- a CDS encoding phosphoadenosine phosphosulfate reductase domain-containing protein → MVVRARGDADALEHALRHYVGSEAVVETLGGAREPEEAAKALDRGFSGLTIVMLGREDEKLRALEARYPFNYVFYTVPKAKPRNERLHRLLEHYLRAKAVFRLSLGWLEEKGSYVIRGGETPEAWEYNPRYDAYLATPGMRSLAKRLLNVEATLILKRLEGEHHLYSGARLAAKLRVSYRGLDLHSERLAEGGVEAASVEEQAELNRSALEALERGSVDFLRSLEADHVLVPWSGGKDSTAALLVARRAFGPKATPVFIDTGMEFEETLSHVREASRELGVDPVRVRAEVREALEAGAPLPSVEDRWCTKLKVAATQRLIEEYAKSGTVLVVVGDREAESPSRLERPALLRHGDHLEAAPIKLWSALHVQLYLALNRVPVNPLYDYGFFRIGCYVCPALRSWELRIMLEDKRLEYLNTKPFFRRFLEQRLG, encoded by the coding sequence GTGGTCGTCAGGGCGAGGGGCGACGCGGACGCCCTTGAGCACGCTCTGAGGCACTACGTTGGCTCCGAAGCGGTCGTAGAGACCCTCGGGGGCGCCCGCGAGCCCGAGGAGGCCGCGAAGGCCCTGGACCGCGGCTTCAGCGGCCTAACCATAGTCATGCTCGGCAGGGAGGACGAAAAGCTCAGGGCCCTAGAGGCTAGGTACCCGTTCAACTACGTCTTCTACACCGTGCCGAAGGCGAAGCCTAGGAACGAGCGCCTGCACAGGCTGCTGGAGCACTACCTGAGGGCGAAGGCCGTCTTCAGGCTCTCGCTAGGCTGGCTGGAGGAGAAGGGGTCCTACGTCATCAGAGGCGGCGAGACCCCCGAGGCGTGGGAGTACAACCCGAGGTACGATGCTTACCTCGCTACACCCGGCATGCGCTCGCTCGCCAAGAGGCTCCTTAACGTCGAGGCAACCCTCATCCTCAAGAGGCTCGAGGGGGAGCACCACCTCTACTCGGGGGCGAGGCTAGCGGCAAAGCTCAGGGTGAGCTACCGGGGCCTCGACCTGCACTCGGAGAGGCTCGCGGAGGGCGGAGTCGAGGCAGCGAGCGTGGAGGAGCAGGCGGAGCTCAACAGGTCGGCGCTTGAGGCACTGGAGCGGGGGAGCGTGGATTTCCTCAGGTCCCTCGAGGCGGACCACGTCCTCGTCCCGTGGAGCGGCGGCAAGGACAGCACAGCCGCGCTGCTCGTAGCCAGGAGGGCTTTCGGCCCGAAGGCGACGCCGGTCTTCATAGACACGGGCATGGAGTTCGAGGAGACGCTGAGCCACGTCAGGGAGGCATCCCGCGAGCTAGGGGTTGACCCCGTGCGCGTCCGCGCCGAGGTCAGGGAGGCCCTGGAGGCAGGCGCCCCGCTCCCCAGCGTGGAGGACAGGTGGTGCACGAAGCTGAAGGTCGCCGCGACGCAGAGGCTCATCGAGGAGTACGCGAAGAGCGGCACCGTCCTAGTCGTGGTGGGCGACAGGGAGGCGGAGTCGCCCTCGAGGCTCGAGCGGCCAGCCCTCCTGCGCCACGGAGACCACCTCGAGGCAGCCCCCATAAAGCTCTGGAGCGCGCTCCACGTCCAGCTGTACCTCGCCCTGAACAGGGTGCCCGTGAACCCCCTGTACGACTACGGCTTCTTCCGCATCGGTTGCTACGTGTGCCCCGCCCTGAGGAGCTGGGAGCTCAGAATCATGCTCGAGGACAAGAGGCTAGAGTACCTGAACACGAAGCCGTTCTTCAGGCGGTTCTTAGAGCAAAGGCTCGGTTAG
- a CDS encoding iron-containing alcohol dehydrogenase, with protein MEFRLPWIVAIGSGSVEGLPEILRGIGCSSVLIVTDATIRGLLGPRVEGLLAGSFKLGFVEVSTNHQPTLDKLHVEIPWAGYDCVIGLGGGRPVDVAKYLAHKSSKPFVSVPTSISHDGFASPIVALKDDSGNPLSLFTTPPRAVVVDLQVVSKAPRRLLASGVGDLVAKVTSVADARLAVRERGEEIPESSLRLAEAAASIVVDNIGEVSSWTERGLRLLAEAGLLAGMAMSVAGSSRPCSGSEHLFSHAVDKLYPGRGGLHGEQVGVGAVISAYLHGLDWRRIKGILRRAGAPTAVSGIGLSVEEAARALVEAPRLRDRYTILHKLGLGEREALEVVAATVGSEE; from the coding sequence TTGGAGTTCAGGCTCCCGTGGATCGTGGCGATCGGCTCGGGCAGCGTCGAGGGGCTACCGGAGATCCTACGGGGTATCGGCTGCAGCTCGGTGCTCATCGTCACGGACGCCACCATCAGGGGGCTACTGGGGCCCAGAGTCGAGGGGCTACTCGCGGGCTCCTTTAAGCTGGGCTTCGTGGAGGTTTCCACAAACCACCAGCCGACGCTCGACAAGCTTCACGTTGAGATACCCTGGGCTGGGTACGACTGCGTGATCGGGCTGGGCGGCGGTAGGCCCGTCGACGTGGCGAAGTACCTCGCCCACAAGTCCTCGAAGCCCTTCGTCAGCGTCCCCACGTCGATAAGCCACGACGGGTTCGCGAGCCCGATCGTGGCGCTGAAGGACGATAGCGGCAACCCGCTCTCCCTCTTCACCACGCCCCCAAGAGCGGTCGTCGTGGACCTCCAGGTCGTCTCAAAGGCTCCCAGGAGGCTGCTGGCCAGCGGCGTAGGGGACCTGGTGGCGAAGGTGACGAGCGTGGCGGACGCGAGGCTCGCGGTGAGGGAGAGGGGCGAGGAGATCCCCGAGTCCTCTCTGAGGCTCGCAGAGGCCGCGGCCTCGATTGTTGTCGACAACATAGGGGAGGTCTCGTCCTGGACGGAGAGGGGCCTGCGGCTGCTGGCCGAGGCGGGCCTCCTCGCCGGCATGGCTATGTCGGTGGCCGGGAGCAGTAGGCCGTGTAGCGGCTCTGAGCACCTCTTCAGCCACGCCGTCGACAAGCTCTACCCGGGGAGGGGTGGCCTGCACGGCGAGCAGGTCGGTGTGGGCGCCGTGATCTCCGCCTACCTGCACGGGCTGGACTGGAGGAGGATAAAGGGCATCCTCAGGAGGGCCGGTGCCCCCACTGCGGTCTCCGGGATCGGGCTGTCGGTGGAGGAGGCCGCCCGGGCGCTCGTGGAGGCGCCTAGGCTGAGGGATAGGTACACGATACTGCACAAGCTCGGGCTGGGCGAGCGCGAGGCCCTTGAGGTTGTCGCCGCGACGGTTGGCTCAGAGGAGTGA
- a CDS encoding TMEM165/GDT1 family protein, with amino-acid sequence MAEELLKAVAGSSLPVFLAELGDKTMLATATVAALHNPLHVLAASSTAYLLANVVPVFLASGAASLLSGYTWALRTAAGALFVLLGVLTLSSRQGGGECGSLGAAFSAILLSEIGDKTQLTTLAVALASCNPTATLLGGVLGYLAANALGVFLSRSLSRRVSFDKLRKASGLLFILLGLAVVLSSLL; translated from the coding sequence GTGGCGGAGGAGCTGCTAAAGGCCGTTGCTGGGTCGAGCCTGCCGGTGTTCCTCGCAGAGCTCGGCGACAAAACCATGCTGGCAACCGCAACCGTGGCGGCGCTACACAACCCCCTCCACGTGCTAGCGGCATCATCCACAGCCTACCTCCTGGCGAACGTGGTCCCAGTCTTCCTCGCCTCCGGAGCGGCCAGCCTCTTGTCGGGCTACACCTGGGCGCTTAGGACGGCGGCTGGGGCTCTGTTCGTGCTCCTCGGCGTCCTCACGCTGTCGTCGAGGCAAGGAGGAGGCGAGTGCGGGAGCCTGGGGGCGGCTTTCAGTGCGATACTGCTCTCCGAGATAGGGGACAAGACCCAGCTCACCACCCTAGCCGTCGCCCTCGCATCCTGCAACCCCACCGCGACGCTCCTCGGAGGCGTGCTCGGCTACCTGGCCGCGAACGCCCTCGGCGTCTTCCTTTCCCGCAGCCTGTCCCGCAGGGTGAGCTTCGACAAACTCAGAAAGGCGTCAGGCCTCCTGTTCATACTGCTCGGGCTCGCGGTCGTCCTCTCCTCACTCCTCTGA
- a CDS encoding class II glutamine amidotransferase, translated as MCRLFGYISRRPLSPSFAFYSGDVNLHTLSHIHGDGWGIAWTSNAGWELYKEPVALHASAEAKRVVQGVRSMLVIAHVRKASPEYGVVGYANTHPFVSDGWAFAHNGTIRPYDRLRGLLGERASLLQGATDSEAFFQLLLKRIEEAGSAVSGILAAVSDLGGFDYTSLNFLLSDGSHLYALNKFRSGDEEYFTLHMGRFMIEGVELVAVASQPVGGLEGWVKVGNGKLLVVDRTLTPTVYQVP; from the coding sequence GTGTGCAGGCTTTTCGGCTACATATCTCGGAGACCCCTGAGCCCGAGCTTCGCGTTCTACTCAGGAGACGTCAACCTCCACACCCTTTCCCACATTCACGGGGACGGTTGGGGCATCGCGTGGACCAGTAACGCTGGCTGGGAGCTGTACAAGGAGCCCGTCGCGCTTCACGCCTCGGCTGAGGCGAAGAGGGTTGTCCAAGGCGTCAGGTCGATGCTCGTGATAGCGCACGTGCGGAAGGCCAGCCCCGAGTACGGCGTGGTAGGGTACGCGAACACGCACCCCTTCGTCTCGGATGGCTGGGCTTTCGCCCACAACGGGACGATCAGGCCGTACGACAGGCTGAGGGGGCTTCTTGGCGAGAGGGCTTCGCTCCTCCAGGGGGCGACGGACTCCGAGGCGTTCTTCCAGCTACTCCTGAAGCGCATCGAGGAGGCTGGGAGCGCTGTCAGCGGGATACTCGCGGCTGTCTCTGACCTGGGGGGCTTCGACTACACGAGCCTCAACTTCCTGCTCAGCGACGGCTCTCACCTCTACGCCCTCAACAAGTTCAGGAGCGGGGACGAGGAGTACTTCACGCTCCACATGGGTAGGTTCATGATCGAGGGGGTTGAGCTGGTGGCGGTGGCTTCTCAGCCGGTGGGAGGGCTCGAGGGCTGGGTTAAGGTGGGGAACGGCAAGCTCCTGGTCGTCGACAGGACGCTGACCCCTACCGTGTACCAAGTTCCCTGA